TGATAAACTGAAAAATGCAATTGAACTGAAAAAGAAAGAGACATTAGATTTACTCCAATCAATATCTAATACAGTGAAACCAATGTATTGGCTCAACAGAATTGATGAATAAAAGTAAGACCTTAAGGGATAACTGAACTGTAACCTCATTTATGGACAGTTTTAAAAAACGATTACCATAGACTTAAGCAACTATAAGATGGCTTCTGAAATCATCAGGAGTCATCCTTTTTAATGTCCATTGGTAGCGTTCAGAATTGTAGTGGGTCATGTACTCATTAACCCGTTGACGTAGTTCTTTAAGAGATTTACAGTCTTTGTAGTTAAGCTCGTCCTTCATATGACCAAAGAACATCTCCATGGACGCATTATCCCAACAGTTTCCTTTTAAACCCGGCTTCAGTGATGAGGAGACGGGTTTGAGGGTTTAGCACAATATCTTAGGAAAGCTGAGGAATTTGCCAAAACTGCTAAAAAAGGTTCAACAAATGTTAACGGAGCAGTAGAAGGTACAATTCGATATAAAAAGAACGGAAAATATATTGATATTGCTCCGGATGGTACTATAGTTTCCTTTGGTAGCAATAATGCGTATTTGTCTTTTAAATGGAGGTGTTGGGATTTGAGTAGTGAAGAAATACGTGAAAAAATATCTTCCCTGTATAATTTTCAATTAGCTAATCCCTTTCCGTATGAGGATACTAGCAGGATGAAAATTGATGTTGAAAGTGATTTTGAATTAAGTGAGGGCGAAAGTTTAAATGCTAATTTTAATGATTATTGTACTTTAATTGTTGGAACGACAAGTTATATTCTAAATGGTAATGTTGCTAATATCCCTGAGAAGCAAATTGAGTTTTTGAATGAGGGTTTTTCCAAAGGTTTCCTCAATACAGTTTTATTGAAGCAAAATTGGAGAACTATCCTGAATTTAAAAATGAGTACATTAATCATGAAGAATTAAGAATGCTAATATTAGATTATTTACAGAGCAACTAACGAGAACCAACCTTGAAGGGTGCAGTTCAACTTTCTGGACAGCCCTAAAAAATAACTAACCTGCCGAGAAAAAAATATTGAGCGTCAGAATGATTGTGTTGACTTTTTGTCCTGACAATAATATATTATTGTCAGGACAAAAAAGCGAGGTGAAGCGATGTCCTCCAAAAAGATGGGGCGTCCTCCATCTGACAAACCCAAAAGCAAAACGATTGAGATACGTGTTGATCAGGAAACTATGAGCAAGCTTGATGCTTCTGCCGAAAAGCTGAATACGTCACGTTCTGCAATTGTCCGCAAAGGGATTGAGAAGGTGTATGACGATCTCCAAAAATAAAGAAGGAAGCAGCGAGCATCCCGAGAAGAACACCGCTACTTCCTATCCCGCAATCGCTTTAATAAGCAGACTGCATAAATATCCTACCATGTGCAGGAATCTCATTCAAGCGATGCGATGACATTTATGGGAGGATGAATATGAAAACGATTCTGGAAGCCCTGTACCGAGGGCACCTTCATCCTGATGAGGCGATTGTACCGTCTCATCCTGAATATCGTTCCCTAAGCCGACAAGTGTCGGCTCAGACGGAGCAATGGCGTAACCGATTGGGCGAGGAAGCGTTTCGTGAGCTTGAGGTGTATTTTGACCTGTGCGACAGTGTGGATAGCATGCATGTCGAAGCTGCTTTTCTACATGGGTTCAGGCTTGGAGCCAACTTGATGATCGAAGTTATGAGCAAACGCGAGGAGTTGGTTCCGAATGAAGCTTCGGGCTTGTCATTATGATGATAATAGAGACACATCGACAGTTATAGATGCGGATGGGAAAACCTACCGCTTCAACTGCTCCGAGATCGAAAACGTGCTCGTTATGCATGCAGCAGCGCGTAACGGCTCACCATTCATATTCAAGACAAGGCATATGCACAGGCGTTGCCAGAGAAATTATGATGCGCGGCGACTAAACGATGCTTTGTCGGGGGAAGCGAACAAGGTGGAGGATGCTGTTAAACCACCTAAGCGTAAGGATGGGTGACTGTTGAAAGCAGAATGTTGCCTTGCGCTTTTCCTTTTTTTCTCGGCTAGTTTTAATCATTAATCAACAAGAGACAGTTGTCTCGTGTTGCAGCAGCACTGAATTTGGCCTCCCAAATTCGCTTGCCAGAGGTATCCCCTGATACCTCCTACCGACTTTTTCTACATGCTAGATGTCCAGTTCCAGTCAATCCCAAAAAGATTCACGGGCGATTTCACCACGCAAACAGGTATCCCGATTGAGCTTCGCCAGCTCTGCCCACTGACAGAAGGCCTCTTCCGTTGTCTTACATATCAAATCCATGCAAAGCGTCTTTTGTACTCCCGAGTAAAGCGGGAAATCATCTAAGTTGGCGGGTGAGTATTCTGGCTGGACGGTAAGGGATGAACACTCGTTTGGATGCACAACTGTGCGTTACAAAATATATATAAATCAAGATAAGGCCACCTTACCCAAAAGTTTTTTGGTGCTAAAAACTGATCTGTAAAGAATAAGGTCAATAATTCTCAAAAGTAAATGAAGTCAAAAAAGGTTTAATTTTGTATATTGAAAATTTGGTCAGATTATCAAGTAACATTACATAATATTAGTGATGCAATTAGTAGATTACTCTGAATTATGTATTTTGTAAGAAGGTGAACATATGAAAATTCTCTTTGATCAGAATCAAAAAATTGGTGGCTTTATGGAAGGAGGATATGATGTAAATGCCTATCAGCCTTCACAAACCAATTGGACTAGGCACTCGCTAGTTGAAGCCCCGAATGCATTAAATATTCTGTGGAAAGTAAAGATTCCATCAAGTCTTCAAGAATGTTCGGCAGTAATTGGGAGAAATGGGGAAATCTATTTTGGAACTTTATCAGGGGATTTGTACTGTTATTCCTTTGAGGGAGCGCTTAATTGGAAATTAAGACTTGGGTCAGAACTTAGCACTCCAGTTATTGGCGCAGACCAAAGAGTATATGTTGCAGCTAAGTCGAATGATGATTCAGACAGAAGCTATCTCTATGCCATTTCTCCTGGTGCAGCAATAGAATGGAAATGCGGACTGAATCATATGATTTCATATCCTCCTATCTTGGATAGTGAGGGTAATATTTACGTGACCACTTACGGGGCTCAGATATATTGCATAAATCATGATGGCGATATTCAATGGACATTCAAGACTGATTATTTGTTATCATGTTCACCAGTAATAACCTCAGAAGGAAACATTCTAATTGCTGAGGGAGGCCTTTTTCACTGTTTAAATTTGAGGGGGCAAGAGGTTTGGAGGAAAAAGTTTGATAGTATGGAAGGAGTAATTCCAATTGTTCTTTCCGATGAATCCTATCTGACTACGGCATCTGTTAATGAAGATATAAAACTTGTAAAGTTAGATGGTTTGGGTGAATGTTTGTGGGCATATCCGGAACATAATGACTACTCTTTATGGGGATCTCCCGCTGTAAGTAGAGACGGAATAATTTTTGTTTCGGGGAGCGAATTTAGACTACAGGCGATTGATTTGAAGTGTAAATCCTTATTATGGGAGGGGGAAATTCAAGGTGCTATTAAAGGTCCCCTACTTATATCAGCTGACAATAAATTGATTATTGCATCTTATGGCGGGAATATTCCAAGAGATGCAAAAAGAGGATTAGTTTCAAAAATGACTTTATTAAATGAATCAGGTGAGTCGATCAGCGAAATATTTCTTCCTGGAGATATAACGAGTCCGTGTTTAGGAAGAGAAAATAAAATTTATGTTACGACAAACATTCCCATGGAAAATCATGGATACTTATACTGTATCGAGTAACTTATCAATTATTTGGAGTAGACGAGATACGTATAAAGTATAAGTAACTTTATAGGGAGTGAATCAGAGCATGGAGTGGCTCGTGATTTTATTTCTTGGAATTGTGTTTTTTTTATTCCCAAGACTACTTACCAAAATTGGATGGTTTAATTTCGATAATTTGGATGGAAATGAGGGCACTTGGGAGAAAAATGACAAAAAAAGTGTTATTACTCGTAAAATCATTTACGTGTATAGGGTAATTGGTTTTACAATAGTTGTGTTTAGCTTGGTCAAGTTATTAAGCTAATTTTGCCTGAGTGTGCGGTGTTCGGTATACTATTGTTGCTATTCGATTAAATAGGATAATTAAAAAATTGTAAAACAAATCTTAGTTCACAAATAAAAGGGGCCAGACAAGCTCTTGATATACTTTATCTTGATGATGTTAAAACTATACTGGACGACGAGGCAAGTAATCTTGAAAAAGGAATAGTTATTGTTCAATATATACCGGTAATTAAAGCGTACAAAGTCGTTAAAAAGACCGAAAAGGTAATAGATTCAAGTAAGGATATTATTAAATCTACCAAAAAGTTAAATTGTAACTGCTTTACTGCTGGAACCAAGATTTTAACAGACGAAGGGGAGAAACCTATCGAGGACATCGAAGTCGGAGATAAGGTTCTCGCTAAGTCCGATGAAACCGGAGAAGTGGCGTATAAAGAGGTAGTGGGGCTGTTCCAAAAACAGGCTGACGAAATCTACTATGTTCACATCGGGGATGAAATCATCAAGGTTACGGGTGAGCATCCGTTCTGGTTGGATGGAGCGGGATGGACGCTTGTAAAAGATCTTAAAGTTGGTGACTTGCTTGTTTCGAGTGATGGTTCTACACTACCAATAGATAAGATTGAGAAAGAGCCAAGGCAAGCAACGGTTTATAACTTTGAGGTCGCGGAATTTAATTCGTACTTTGTGTCTAACCTTGAGATTTGGGTTCATAACTGTGCGACGAACTTCAAAAATTACTCTGCTAAAGAAATGGAAAGGAAATTCAAATTAAAGAAAGGTGAATTTCATCAAATTAAGCAAGACATTATTAAGGATTTAATGAATAAACAATCACCTTACAAAAATCAAATGAAAAAAGTAGGAAGTAATCCTGACATTCATTTGAGCTCTGACGGAACCATTAGAATTATGTCCAGAGATGGTAAAACTTCATTTGACACTGACTGGAATATTAATTCGTTTCTTCCGTAAAGAAAGGAGGCCAAAATACTAGAATGTCATTTGATTTAGAAGTACTAGTTGTCAATCAAGCCGTTCCGCTTCATCTGCCTTTTCAGAGCCGAATTGAATTGCTAAACGAACAGGATGATCGGGGTGTTCAGAGATTCAAAGACAAATGGAAAGTAATGAGTCATGCAAAAGGAGTTTGGTATTCACTCGTTAAAGATGATGAAGGCATTCAGAATGCATATTTGCTGTGTGATTCGGATTTTGAAAGCAGCATTGATGAAGTGCCTGTTCCATTTTGGGTGAATAATGAAGACGTTTTGTATAATTTAACTCCACTAATCATTCGTCCGGAATTTAGAGATGATTTTGAGAAGGTTTTGAGGTATCTCCTTGAGAACTCCCCGATAGGCACGTTGATGTTTTTGGCAAGGTATCAAGGCGGGGATTATGAACTCATTCAAGGAACTCTAACGATCGAAGAGTTTGTGGAACAGTTGGATAAGAAAAATATATTATTCAATGTTTGTTATGTGCTTGCGAAATGATTGCCGACCTTGAAGGATGAACATATTCTTCAAGGTCTTTCTTTTCCCCACCCAGTGCCGAATGGATCGGGCGGCTGATTGTTGGAGTTCACATAGCCACTTGGAAACGTTCTTCTTATTGCTCGCCGTGCTACCCGGAATAATAACAGAATATGCACGGCGTGGTTTTCACGAGGAGCGGGGTTTATCTGTGCTTGACTATACCCTGAGCACCTTTCTCGATTAATAATACATAGCCAGTTCTCGGCGTACGGGTGGCCGTCATCCCGCTTGTCATCGGCTGTTATACATTTTCACTTGATTCTCAAATTGAAGCGTGATGGGTACGTTGAATTCGTGAAAACCTTCTGGCACTGTTCAACCAACTTAGCGACGAATTGGACGTAAAACGCCCAGAAATCGCCTTAGGCGGACGCTACTATCCTCAGCTGACTTCCGCCTGCTCCGAGGACGGAATTGGGGATTTACCTAGTTTCTATCAGCTGTATCCACGTGCTTTAACCAAAAAATTGAATGTAACTGCTTTACTGTTGGAACCAAGATTTTAACAGACGAAGGGGAGAAACCTATCGAGGACATCGAAGTCGGAAATAAGGTTCTCGCCAAGGATGAACACAACCCCGATGGAGAACTGGCTTATAAGGAAGTAACGGCTTTATATCGCAATCAACGTGATGATATTATTAACTTGGATGTAGGGAACCAAATCATCGAGACGACAGACAACCATTCGTTTTGGGTCGAAGGCAAAGGGTGAGTCTTCGTAGATGAACTTCAGGTGGGCGACAAACTCCAAAAGGCTGATGGAAGCAACCTGACGATTGATAAAGTAGAGTTTGTAAAACTTGAAGAAAAAGTTACTGTTTATAATTTTACGGTTGCTGACTATCATACGTATTATGTAACGGATATTGGGATATGGGTGCATAATACGAATTGTATTAAAACAGGAGACAAGACTCCTGGAGGTCATTCATTTAGCGAACATGGCGCTCAACGTGCGAACGAAAGAGGATTTACTTCTCAAGCAATAGATAACATTATCAATAACAACAAAAAGACTAGAAAAAGTAAGGTTGATGATCAGGGGCGGAAAACTTGGGAATATACCGACTCCCGTGGTAATAAGGTTGTGACCAACGTAGGCGGAGGGATTATTTCAGTCCATTCCCCTGCCGAAGGCGGTACGTATATTCCAAAATCCAAAAAATGATGCTATGGAGTTGATAAAAAGAATGAACAAAGATGTTTTGCTAGAACTAGCAAAAAACTTAAATACAGAATATGAAATAGGAATTTGGTCAGAAACAACTGATTTTTTTGAGAGGCAAGATAATATTGCCGACTTTTCAATTAGGTATGATGAGAATCAATTCAACATTGTGATTAAACTAAAAGAGTTTAGTTTGAACGCGACAAAAACCATTTTTGCTTCATTGGTAAGGTTTGTTGAATATAAATCAACATTCTATGTCAGGGAAGATAAAGAAAATTCAATTGAGTTCTACCTACTCTCTTCAACGGACAATAAGAAAGCATTCTTGTTTCATATCGTTTTTCAATAAATTTATGACCTTGGGGGCACTCCCCAAGGCCTTGCTTTTTTAATGCTCTTTTTAGGCTAAACGGCGGGTTAATACCCAGAAGAGAAGGGCCACTCCACTCACGGCGGCGCCGAACAAGCAGACGGCATTCCAGCCTGCATAGGCATAGAGTTTGGTTGAGACAATCGATCCGGTGGCGCTTCCGATAGAATAGAAAATCATGTAGGCTGCGGTCAGCCGGCTTCTTGCCTCGGGGCGGACGTTAAAGATCAAGCTCTGATTCGTGACATGTACAGCCTGTACGGCTGCGTCAAGAAGGACAACACCAATGATCAAGAAGATAAGTGAATGCTTCAGATCATTGATCGGCAGCCAAGATACCGTTAGCAGGAACAGAGCAACGCCTGTTGTCCTCTGTCCCCACCCGCGATCGGCTAACCTTCCTGCTCGGGCTGCTGCTAATGCACCCACTACGCCAGCAAGGCCGAAAGCACCTATAGCGGTATGTGATAAAGAATGTGGGGGTGAACTAAGCGGCAATACCAGCGAAGTCCACAATGTACTAAAAGCTGTAAAGATCAGCATCGCTAAAATAGCTCGAATACGAAGGATACGCTCTTCTACAAATAATTGGAGTACTGAATGGAGCAGCTGTGGATAGGAGAGCAAATTCTTTTCCAATCTATTAGGCTGTGGCATTACCCAATATATAGTACCAACGATAATGAGCATTAAGGCTGCAGAGGTAAGATAGACCGAACGCCAGCCAGCAAGATCAGTCAGTACACCTGCAATGGTTCTCGCTAATAGAATTCCAATAACTACTCCGCTTGTTACAAAGCCAACCACACTTCCTCGTTCGGACGGGGCGGCAAGGGTTGAAGCAAATGAAACAAGCACCTGGGTTACAACTGCAAGCAGTCCCATAATAGCTAAGCCAATGAAAAGAACCGGTACTGTAGGAGCGGTTCCAATGATAACAAGAGCGGCAACAGATAGGAGCATCATGATGACGATCAGTCGGCGCTGATTTAATAAGTCGCCGAGCGGAACGAGCAGAAAAAGTCCGAGTGCATAACAAATTTGAGTCACCGTGATTACGATGCCAAGGGAAGAATGAGAGATTCCAAACTCATATGCCAGAGAGTCGAGCAGCGGCTGAGCGTAATAGACATTTGATACGGCTAGCCCGCAAGCAATGGCGAATAGTATGGCTATACGACGAGTCATTAAGGGAGGAGCAGATTTAGCAGCAGCATTTTGTGTTACAGCTAGGCTATCGAGTTCATTATGGATAACAGGCGAATCCGGGCCAATATTTTGCATGTTCACACCTCGCAGTAATATTTTCATACCGATCGGTACAAAATAATTCTACGTAAATATATATTTAAACATGGAGTACTGTCAAGATATATTTGACATTAAGGCTACTGATGAATAAAATTAATTTATACTGATCGATACAAAATATCTGGGGGTAATAGGATGGCCAGGCTTCGTGAGTTTAATGAAGAACAAGCTTTGGATGCAGCGATGCAGATTTTTTGGGAGAAGGGGTTTGAAGCTACCTCTTTAAGCGATTTGACATTAAGGATGGGCATTCAGCGTCCTAGCATATATGCAGCATTTGGCGATAAGAAGGAACTATTTGAAGCTGCGCTGCGTAAATACACACAAATTCATGCCTCTAATATTAGAGCGCAGTTTCATAATAACTCATCCATCAGAGAGGCGTTTCGCGTTTTTTTTTGAAGGATTAGTTGAACAGGCATATGCTGAGGATATGAACCGAGGTTGTTTTTGTCTTAATGCGATGGTGGAGCTTGCGCCCCATGACGAGAAATTTGAAATTCTTACAAGGGAGCATCAGATGTACCTGACGGTCATTTTTCAGGAGGCCATAGAACGGGGAATTCAATCAGGTGAACTTAACCCCCGGCTTAACGCAAAGGCTCTCGCACAGACCTTGGTAGTCTCTATGATTGGACTGACCGTAATGATGAAGTCTCGCCCAGAGCGCTCTTTTGCAGATAACGTAGTCTCGGGGATACTTTTGCAGTTAGCTGAGTAATAAGATATATAGCGTAGCTAGGAAACTGCTTGCCAACAATCAAAGACCAGTTCTACGAACTGGTCTCCTTCGCGTTGTTTGAGATTATTTTAATGCCTGGATGTTGGTGATTGTAAGAGAGATGATATTGACTGAGAAGTCTAAATATACCATGTTTCTCACTAATAAATATTGAATTGTCCAGGTTATTTAATAAGTAGTTTAATCCATCTCTGTATCCACCCTTATTTAGATAATAACTGGCTAATTCATTATTGAAGCGAGCTAGATGTCCCTCAATAATCTGTCGAGTATAAACATTGTTAGGAGATTTATGTTTTATAATCAAGGAGGGAATATCAAAGCGCCGGAGAATATCATCGATGTTAAAGTGGTAGCGATTAGCGAATTCGACAATGTTTAATAGGGACAACAATACTTCATCATGATTTGATTCCATATAAGTCACATAATCTGTAAGTACGCTTGGATCACCTGCGGCTAATTTCGTTACCATTATATTCATTTTGGCCCATTCCTGAAATTTTTCTTTCCATTGTTCGGCTTCCTCATCTTGTTCTTTTACCCAATCCAAGTCGTTATACAATTGTATATACTGCAGAGTTTTTTCATAGTCTCTTTTGTTTTCATGAACATCCCCTAGAAGTAAGTTGGCATAAGCTATGTAAGTAAAGAGTGGACGATATGATTTATAACCACTAGCATATTTTGGACTTTTTTGATATAGAAATTGAGCTTTTTGCCTAAGTCTCTCAGCAATCTCCTCCAGCTTATTCCATCGACTTAATCCACGATATGTATTCGCGAGATCCTTCAATGCTTCAAGCTGATCATACTCGCCTAGACGATCTACAAATAATTCAAACTGAAGGGCCCCTTGGTAATTCTTTTCTTGGTTGTTTTCAAGTTCACACATAAATAAACGATACTGACAAAGAGCCAGACGTTCAGAATGTTGATTTCGTTCACTTAGCGCTACATTTTCATACAATATAATAGCTGCTTCTTTTTTTTCATTCTTATTGAGATCTTCTGCTACCTCAAATAGGTGTGGGGAATAGATCAAGTTATCTAGTAATTGCTGAACTGTTTTAAGAAGAAGGTCTAAGTTGCCAACCTCTGCACAACCGTATAAGAAAGGTTTGATTTTGCGCCAGTTAGGAGGAGACCCAGCTATAACTTCATCGTAGTACTGATTATAGAAACAACCTTTAGGTAATCCCATAACTTCTGTGATACGGTCTAACTGTCCAATATTCAAAGTTCTATTTTCATTGAGAATGTTGCTAAGAGAGCCGATATTTATATCAACTTTCTCAGCAAATTGTCGTAAATTTAATCCTTCTTGATTCATAAAATCATTCAGTATTGCACTAATCGTGGTTGTACGGCTCATATTAGACCCCCCTACCATCCAATCTCTAATATTTCAATAGTATCCATTATTTAAATGGTGGTCAATTTAGAAATACGGTGTTCGATGTAGAGATCCTCGGTGATGATGATAAACATAATAAAAAAGACAACTCCCTTCAGAATTAACCATTCGTCAGGTTGTTGTCATTAAAAGCAGCAAGGAATATTCATATAAGTAAAATCGAGACGACAGGATTTGAACCTGCGACCTCTTGCTCCCGAAGCAAGCGCTCTACCAAGCTGAGCCACGTCTCGGTAAGATGAAGCGTCCCGACTATCAACTTCGATGAACTAGTGGGAACACCTGAAATTATACTCCTGTTCAAAAAACGTGTAAAGCGGTTGTTCTAAAAGTCAGCTTTTGATCACGATGTGAATCAGGAAGTTAATTCGACATCGAATCTTGAATTCAGCCGGGTCTTCCGGTGCTCACGTACCCAAAACGTACGCTCCGCTCCTCAGCCCCTAGCTTCATCCAACCTTCTCGGTGCTGAAAACCGGACCTTTTGAACTCTCATTAAAAAAGACATGCTCTTGAACAATATATGAATATCACATCATCACCTTGATCCCCTTGATTTTGAAATATAGCCAGGTATGTTGCGTTAAAAAGAATCTTTCTATATAATATAGGGTGATTCATTGGATATTTGCGACTTTGATGAGGATTATTAGTTTGGTTACTGCGCCATTCAGAGAGCCGGCGGCTGGTGAAAGCCGGTTGGAGCAACAAATGAACTCGCCTCGGAGTCATGATGCAAAAGGGCATATCCCCTGTAACATCATCGTCTTACCCGCGTTATTGGGTACATAAGGGAGCGAAGGACAAAGCATGTCCAACGCTAACTAGGGTGGTACCACGGGAAATTTCCTCTCGTCCCTAGCGATAACGCTAGGGATGGAGAGGTTTTTTTACATTTCAGGAGATGTTTTAGAGGAGGATTCGAGAATCATGGCGGACAAGAACGTACCTCATGACGTGTATCAAGCCCAGACCATTGAGCCGAAATGGCAAGCATTCTGGGAAGAGAATCACACTTTCAAGACTCGCGAAGACGCGGGTAAACCAAAATTTTATGCATTGGATATGTTCCCCTATCCTTCGG
The window above is part of the Paenibacillus lutimineralis genome. Proteins encoded here:
- a CDS encoding DUF6809 family protein; this encodes MKTILEALYRGHLHPDEAIVPSHPEYRSLSRQVSAQTEQWRNRLGEEAFRELEVYFDLCDSVDSMHVEAAFLHGFRLGANLMIEVMSKREELVPNEASGLSL
- a CDS encoding ribbon-helix-helix protein, CopG family, whose amino-acid sequence is MSSKKMGRPPSDKPKSKTIEIRVDQETMSKLDASAEKLNTSRSAIVRKGIEKVYDDLQK
- a CDS encoding PQQ-binding-like beta-propeller repeat protein; the encoded protein is MKILFDQNQKIGGFMEGGYDVNAYQPSQTNWTRHSLVEAPNALNILWKVKIPSSLQECSAVIGRNGEIYFGTLSGDLYCYSFEGALNWKLRLGSELSTPVIGADQRVYVAAKSNDDSDRSYLYAISPGAAIEWKCGLNHMISYPPILDSEGNIYVTTYGAQIYCINHDGDIQWTFKTDYLLSCSPVITSEGNILIAEGGLFHCLNLRGQEVWRKKFDSMEGVIPIVLSDESYLTTASVNEDIKLVKLDGLGECLWAYPEHNDYSLWGSPAVSRDGIIFVSGSEFRLQAIDLKCKSLLWEGEIQGAIKGPLLISADNKLIIASYGGNIPRDAKRGLVSKMTLLNESGESISEIFLPGDITSPCLGRENKIYVTTNIPMENHGYLYCIE
- a CDS encoding polymorphic toxin-type HINT domain-containing protein codes for the protein MEDIEVGDKVLAKSDETGEVAYKEVVGLFQKQADEIYYVHIGDEIIKVTGEHPFWLDGAGWTLVKDLKVGDLLVSSDGSTLPIDKIEKEPRQATVYNFEVAEFNSYFVSNLEIWVHNCATNFKNYSAKEMERKFKLKKGEFHQIKQDIIKDLMNKQSPYKNQMKKVGSNPDIHLSSDGTIRIMSRDGKTSFDTDWNINSFLP
- a CDS encoding helix-turn-helix domain-containing protein; amino-acid sequence: MSRTTTISAILNDFMNQEGLNLRQFAEKVDINIGSLSNILNENRTLNIGQLDRITEVMGLPKGCFYNQYYDEVIAGSPPNWRKIKPFLYGCAEVGNLDLLLKTVQQLLDNLIYSPHLFEVAEDLNKNEKKEAAIILYENVALSERNQHSERLALCQYRLFMCELENNQEKNYQGALQFELFVDRLGEYDQLEALKDLANTYRGLSRWNKLEEIAERLRQKAQFLYQKSPKYASGYKSYRPLFTYIAYANLLLGDVHENKRDYEKTLQYIQLYNDLDWVKEQDEEAEQWKEKFQEWAKMNIMVTKLAAGDPSVLTDYVTYMESNHDEVLLSLLNIVEFANRYHFNIDDILRRFDIPSLIIKHKSPNNVYTRQIIEGHLARFNNELASYYLNKGGYRDGLNYLLNNLDNSIFISEKHGIFRLLSQYHLSYNHQHPGIKIISNNAKETSS
- a CDS encoding MFS transporter, encoding MQNIGPDSPVIHNELDSLAVTQNAAAKSAPPLMTRRIAILFAIACGLAVSNVYYAQPLLDSLAYEFGISHSSLGIVITVTQICYALGLFLLVPLGDLLNQRRLIVIMMLLSVAALVIIGTAPTVPVLFIGLAIMGLLAVVTQVLVSFASTLAAPSERGSVVGFVTSGVVIGILLARTIAGVLTDLAGWRSVYLTSAALMLIIVGTIYWVMPQPNRLEKNLLSYPQLLHSVLQLFVEERILRIRAILAMLIFTAFSTLWTSLVLPLSSPPHSLSHTAIGAFGLAGVVGALAAARAGRLADRGWGQRTTGVALFLLTVSWLPINDLKHSLIFLIIGVVLLDAAVQAVHVTNQSLIFNVRPEARSRLTAAYMIFYSIGSATGSIVSTKLYAYAGWNAVCLFGAAVSGVALLFWVLTRRLA